A portion of the Acidisarcina polymorpha genome contains these proteins:
- a CDS encoding alpha/beta fold hydrolase: MDIQLSKPTIVLVHGALEDSSLWTHGVIQGLQRDGYPVKAFSNPLRGVAHDAAYLRSLLDSIEGPVILVSHAYGGAVIGQAGDDPKVKALLYAGSPMPGVGESANDCLVRFPGGDFASSVELSPYTLPDGTSGTNVQVKADKYRYLVAADVPESVVALMIATQRPISLAALNEPLTSAAWTSKPSWQIRPLLDPVIPVQEFKFEADRAHSHVIELNSSHAIPITFPDVVVDVIGQAARATMK, from the coding sequence ATGGATATCCAATTATCCAAGCCCACGATCGTGCTTGTGCACGGGGCTCTCGAAGACTCGTCGCTCTGGACTCATGGAGTGATCCAGGGACTTCAGCGCGACGGCTATCCGGTCAAGGCCTTCTCCAATCCCTTGCGGGGGGTGGCGCACGACGCTGCCTACCTGCGAAGCCTGCTGGACTCGATCGAGGGGCCCGTGATCCTCGTTTCCCATGCCTACGGCGGTGCTGTCATCGGCCAGGCCGGGGACGACCCTAAGGTCAAGGCCCTTCTCTACGCCGGCTCCCCTATGCCTGGGGTAGGGGAATCTGCAAACGATTGTCTCGTACGGTTTCCGGGTGGCGACTTTGCCTCATCTGTCGAACTGTCCCCATATACCTTGCCCGACGGAACCAGCGGCACGAATGTCCAAGTCAAGGCCGACAAGTACCGCTATCTCGTCGCTGCCGATGTGCCTGAGAGCGTGGTCGCCCTGATGATCGCCACACAACGCCCGATCAGCTTGGCAGCTCTCAACGAGCCACTGACATCAGCTGCATGGACGAGTAAGCCGAGTTGGCAAATCAGGCCGTTGCTTGATCCCGTGATTCCCGTTCAAGAATTTAAGTTCGAAGCCGATCGTGCCCACTCTCACGTCATCGAGCTGAACTCATCGCACGCCATCCCCATCACTTTCCCGGACGTCGTGGTCGATGTGATCGGGCAGGCCGCCCGCGCAACCATGAAGTGA
- a CDS encoding SDR family oxidoreductase: protein MMRVFVTGATGFIGSELVKDLIKAGHQVRGLTRSDAGAEQLKAAAAEPHRGDVEDLDSLRSGATGMDAVAHLAFSQDMTKFAQSGADEIKAIETLGSALEPGKLLVVTSGVAITIGGPGHVRKETDPAIDSPDIPRKPEQTAQAVAERGVHIGIVRMSQVHDTHKQGLVMFLIQIAREKGVSAYVGDGANRWAAAPVKDVAHLYRLALEKTGPGVTTYHAVEEEGVSLREIAEAIGKGLNVPVVSIPQEKAAEHFGMFGYFAGLDMPASSEWTRKTLGWEPTGPGMIEDLTNMQY, encoded by the coding sequence ATGATGCGTGTATTTGTGACGGGAGCGACAGGATTCATCGGTTCGGAGCTGGTAAAAGATCTCATCAAAGCAGGGCATCAGGTGCGCGGACTGACCCGGAGCGATGCCGGCGCCGAGCAATTGAAGGCGGCGGCCGCTGAGCCGCATCGCGGGGACGTTGAGGATCTTGACAGCCTGCGCAGCGGAGCAACCGGCATGGATGCCGTGGCTCATTTGGCGTTCAGCCAGGATATGACGAAGTTTGCGCAGAGTGGCGCGGATGAGATCAAGGCGATTGAGACGTTGGGATCGGCCCTGGAACCGGGCAAGCTGCTCGTGGTGACGTCGGGAGTCGCCATCACCATCGGTGGTCCGGGCCACGTGCGCAAGGAGACGGACCCTGCAATCGATTCGCCGGACATTCCACGTAAGCCGGAGCAAACAGCGCAGGCTGTCGCGGAGCGGGGTGTGCACATCGGGATCGTACGAATGTCGCAGGTGCATGATACCCACAAGCAAGGGCTGGTGATGTTTTTGATTCAAATTGCGCGGGAGAAAGGCGTCTCGGCCTATGTGGGCGATGGCGCAAATCGATGGGCCGCGGCTCCCGTGAAGGATGTTGCGCACCTCTACCGGCTGGCTCTCGAGAAGACAGGACCCGGTGTGACGACGTATCACGCGGTTGAGGAAGAGGGCGTGTCGTTGCGCGAGATCGCGGAAGCGATCGGTAAGGGACTGAACGTGCCGGTTGTCTCGATCCCACAGGAAAAGGCCGCAGAACACTTTGGAATGTTTGGGTACTTTGCCGGGCTGGACATGCCCGCTTCAAGCGAATGGACGCGGAAGACTCTGGGATGGGAGCCAACCGGGCCAGGCATGATCGAAGACCTCACGAATATGCAGTATTGA
- a CDS encoding helix-turn-helix transcriptional regulator, whose translation MILTTMVKVHDATDQALGRFLQDRRAKLDPASFGFSSARRRTPGLRREEVAQRANISSAWYVCLEQGRGGAPSSDVLDKLARALLLTDAEREHLFVFGLGRAPESRYKRPDDIEPRVQRVLDQLSPAPAFIKTATWDVVAWNHAATVLWPNFAELALPERNTLRMVFLDPQAQTLYYDWEGVARMAVAAFRADVARAGAMAEVAAMVDELSRSSPAFKAMWQDNDVSATAHATKDLRHPVLGTLNFEASIFGVDGRQDLTMMIFMPTSTEVAERIRSHLEA comes from the coding sequence ATGATATTGACTACTATGGTAAAGGTTCACGATGCGACCGACCAGGCGTTGGGTAGGTTTCTTCAGGATCGGCGAGCAAAACTCGATCCAGCATCTTTCGGTTTCTCTTCAGCCCGACGCAGGACACCCGGCCTCCGCCGTGAAGAGGTGGCCCAGCGAGCCAACATCAGCTCAGCCTGGTATGTGTGCCTGGAACAAGGCCGGGGAGGCGCACCCTCGAGCGACGTGCTCGACAAGCTGGCACGAGCGCTATTGTTGACCGATGCGGAGCGGGAACATCTCTTTGTGTTTGGCTTGGGGAGAGCGCCCGAAAGCCGCTACAAACGGCCCGATGATATCGAGCCGCGTGTCCAGCGTGTGCTGGACCAACTCAGTCCGGCGCCTGCATTCATCAAAACCGCAACGTGGGATGTTGTGGCCTGGAATCATGCCGCGACGGTGCTTTGGCCGAACTTCGCAGAGCTCGCCCTGCCCGAGCGCAATACGCTACGAATGGTCTTCCTCGATCCTCAGGCGCAGACTCTCTATTACGACTGGGAAGGCGTGGCACGGATGGCGGTTGCCGCTTTTCGTGCGGACGTGGCACGTGCGGGTGCCATGGCCGAGGTAGCTGCCATGGTGGATGAGCTCTCGCGCTCCAGTCCCGCCTTCAAAGCGATGTGGCAGGACAACGATGTTTCGGCCACCGCGCACGCCACAAAGGACCTCCGGCATCCGGTTCTCGGAACGCTTAACTTCGAGGCTTCTATCTTCGGAGTAGACGGACGGCAGGACCTCACGATGATGATCTTCATGCCGACCAGTACAGAGGTCGCAGAGCGCATAAGGAGTCATCTTGAAGCGTAA
- a CDS encoding alkene reductase has protein sequence MANLFEPVQLGSLVLANRIFMAPLTRNRAGADGVPGELAATYYSQRASAGLIVTEATQISPMGKGYINTPGIHSPEQVRGWRRVTEAVHQSGGRIFLQLWHVGRISHTSLLPNNAQPVAPSAIRANSQTLIATGLAPVSEPVALTASGINKTFDDYRRAAANAKEAGFDGVEIHAANGYLVDQFLKTGTNRRTDEYGGIASNRVRFLTEIVERVLEVWDRAHVGVRISPTGGFNDMTDDNPRETFSITVDSLNSYELGYLHLVETAQNSKGSSEEDLAMSAHLRTLWKGLYVVNGGYDGPRGQEALRTGHADAVAYGRAFLANPDLPVRLQLGAALNEPDPETFYGGGAAGYTSYPTLHFDR, from the coding sequence ATGGCGAATCTCTTCGAACCGGTTCAGCTTGGATCTTTGGTCCTGGCAAATCGCATCTTTATGGCGCCCCTTACGCGCAACCGCGCCGGCGCAGATGGCGTGCCCGGCGAACTTGCGGCGACTTATTACTCGCAACGCGCTTCGGCTGGCCTCATCGTGACCGAGGCTACGCAAATCTCGCCCATGGGCAAAGGCTACATCAATACTCCAGGGATTCATTCCCCCGAACAGGTGCGAGGGTGGAGGCGCGTCACGGAAGCAGTTCACCAGAGTGGAGGCCGAATCTTCCTTCAATTGTGGCATGTCGGCCGGATCTCACATACGTCCTTATTGCCGAACAATGCACAGCCAGTAGCTCCCTCCGCAATCCGTGCCAATAGCCAGACTCTAATTGCCACGGGTCTGGCTCCGGTTTCGGAGCCGGTTGCCTTGACGGCTAGCGGGATCAATAAGACCTTCGATGATTATCGGCGAGCAGCCGCCAACGCAAAAGAAGCCGGATTTGACGGGGTCGAGATTCACGCGGCGAATGGATACTTGGTCGATCAATTTCTCAAAACTGGAACGAATCGGCGAACGGACGAGTATGGAGGTATTGCGTCAAATCGAGTCCGATTTCTCACTGAAATAGTGGAACGAGTCCTGGAGGTCTGGGATCGTGCGCACGTGGGTGTGCGAATCTCTCCGACGGGCGGTTTCAACGATATGACCGACGACAACCCGCGCGAGACCTTCTCTATCACCGTCGACAGCCTCAACAGCTATGAGCTTGGGTACCTTCATCTTGTTGAAACGGCGCAGAACAGCAAAGGTAGCAGCGAGGAGGACCTCGCCATGTCGGCTCACCTTAGAACGCTGTGGAAAGGTCTCTATGTCGTCAATGGCGGATATGACGGGCCCAGGGGACAGGAAGCATTACGGACCGGACATGCCGACGCTGTCGCATACGGCCGCGCCTTTCTGGCCAACCCGGATCTACCAGTGCGGCTGCAACTCGGAGCTGCTCTCAATGAGCCAGACCCAGAGACTTTCTATGGCGGAGGGGCCGCCGGCTACACGAGCTATCCCACACTCCATTTTGATCGATAG
- a CDS encoding LexA family protein gives MENLAATFLMRVDVDSMKGAGISGRRPLVVDRSAKAANGCVVVVAVNGAYTVKRLRCGPDSGFFRKRSRSYGKVAETETARPSMMVDPTLLSPGAIRLQLFRSSGLPQSGPAQYLLISYSGSAARARFSLMEIGDEVHHFWGGGDSLL, from the coding sequence ATAGAAAACCTCGCTGCTACCTTCCTCATGCGCGTCGATGTGGACTCGATGAAGGGTGCCGGCATTTCTGGACGGCGACCTTTAGTTGTCGATCGCTCGGCAAAGGCAGCGAACGGCTGCGTGGTGGTCGTGGCAGTGAACGGTGCGTATACGGTCAAGCGGCTTCGATGTGGACCTGATTCGGGTTTCTTCAGAAAACGGTCCAGATCGTACGGTAAGGTTGCTGAGACGGAGACAGCCAGGCCTTCCATGATGGTAGACCCAACATTGCTGTCACCAGGGGCAATCCGTCTTCAACTTTTTAGATCCAGCGGATTGCCGCAATCTGGGCCCGCCCAGTACCTGCTAATTTCTTACTCGGGATCAGCCGCCAGGGCGAGGTTTTCCTTGATGGAAATAGGCGACGAGGTACATCATTTCTGGGGTGGCGGTGATTCTCTTTTGTAG